A DNA window from Sulfitobacter sp. BSw21498 contains the following coding sequences:
- a CDS encoding FAD-binding oxidoreductase gives MAQATDMPRNETGIDTALGILKQQFGTQFQTGEAICEQHGHTTTWIRNQAPDAVVFARSTDDVAAVVKVCAAHKVPVIAFGTGTSLEGHVNAPAGGVSIDLTQMDRVVEVNAGDLDCRVQPGVTREALNTHLRDQGLFFPIDPGANASLGGMTATRASGTNAVRYGTMKDNVLAVEAVMADGTVIRTGARARKSSAGYDLTRLMVGSEGTLGVITEITLKLQGIPEAISSARCSFPSVEAACETVQSVIQYGLPVARIELLDAMVVRAVNGYAKLSLPETPMLLLEFHGSDAGVVEQTETFAALAEENGGTDYQATTTMEERNRLWQARHDAYWAILALRPGCKAVATDVCVPISRLADAVGQANAKAAELELVAPIVGHAGDGNFHASLLLDMENAEEVARAESFISWLNEMAISMEGTCTGEHGIGQGKRPYLVKELGAAVDVMGAVKRALDPDNIMNPGKILPEAVA, from the coding sequence ATGGCACAGGCCACCGACATGCCCCGCAACGAGACCGGGATCGACACCGCCTTGGGTATCCTCAAGCAGCAGTTCGGCACGCAGTTTCAAACCGGTGAGGCGATCTGCGAACAGCACGGGCACACAACAACTTGGATCAGAAATCAGGCCCCCGATGCGGTGGTTTTTGCCCGCTCAACCGATGATGTCGCCGCCGTGGTCAAGGTGTGTGCCGCGCATAAAGTGCCGGTCATCGCATTCGGCACCGGCACCTCGCTTGAGGGGCACGTCAATGCGCCGGCGGGGGGCGTGTCGATTGATCTGACCCAGATGGACCGTGTGGTCGAGGTCAACGCGGGCGATCTGGACTGTCGCGTCCAACCCGGTGTGACCCGCGAGGCGCTGAACACCCATTTGCGCGATCAGGGCCTGTTCTTTCCGATTGATCCGGGGGCCAACGCCTCGCTTGGCGGGATGACGGCGACGCGGGCGTCGGGCACCAACGCGGTGCGCTACGGCACCATGAAAGACAACGTGCTGGCCGTAGAGGCGGTGATGGCTGATGGCACCGTGATCCGCACCGGTGCGCGGGCGCGCAAATCGTCTGCGGGGTATGATCTAACACGGCTGATGGTCGGCTCTGAGGGGACGTTGGGCGTCATCACCGAGATCACGCTCAAGCTGCAAGGCATCCCCGAGGCGATCAGCTCTGCCCGCTGTTCCTTTCCGTCGGTAGAGGCCGCCTGCGAAACGGTGCAAAGTGTGATCCAATACGGGCTGCCCGTCGCGCGGATCGAGCTGCTGGACGCGATGGTCGTGCGCGCGGTGAATGGCTATGCCAAGCTATCGCTGCCCGAAACGCCGATGCTTTTGCTGGAGTTCCACGGTTCTGACGCGGGCGTGGTGGAACAGACAGAAACCTTCGCAGCGCTCGCCGAAGAAAATGGTGGCACCGATTATCAGGCAACCACCACGATGGAAGAGCGCAACAGGCTGTGGCAGGCGCGGCATGATGCCTATTGGGCGATCTTGGCCCTGCGTCCGGGGTGCAAGGCGGTTGCGACCGATGTCTGCGTCCCGATCTCTCGGCTGGCAGACGCAGTAGGGCAGGCCAACGCCAAGGCCGCCGAGTTGGAATTGGTCGCGCCCATCGTGGGCCACGCCGGCGACGGCAATTTTCACGCGTCGCTGCTGCTGGATATGGAAAATGCGGAGGAGGTCGCCCGCGCCGAAAGCTTTATCAGCTGGCTCAACGAGATGGCGATCTCGATGGAGGGAACGTGTACGGGCGAGCATGGCATCGGGCAGGGCAAACGCCCCTATCTGGTCAAAGAGCTTGGCGCAGCGGTCGATGTCATGGGGGCGGTCAAACGGGCGCTGGACCCCGATAACATTATGAACCCGGGCAAGATTCTACCCGAAGCCGTCGCGTGA
- a CDS encoding GcvT family protein: MKTQVKALVVGGGAVGTSIAYHLARAGWDDVMLLERDELTSGSTWHAAGLLPYFNMSFATTHIHDYSIKFYKTLEQETGLNAGFAVVGNLRMAQTDARMDEYMLYASTAETCGVPYTFMTPDEVKAKWPLIKTDDLKGALYHDTDGYINPADVTMAMAKGARQRGVMIERKWQADAFHWNGEAWEVTVTKMVEKGGNLVPSDEQVVITAEHVVTASGNHAQRTAQMLGIKMPAIPVEHTFIVMDQDPELVKWRAQGNPEHPVVRDADNESYAREERGGWILGIYEHGAPARFEYGVPDSFRADLFPLDLDRIADQYLAMAERVPSCADSGLKDDFNGPICYTPDGNPLVGPAPGLRNMWLAEGFSFGITAAGGTGYYLAQMMVEGEAEIDMASLDPKRYGDWMTTEYAARKNEEAYEHVYILHHPDEERPACRPLRTSPAYDRQAARGAQFGHVNGWERPNYFAPMGFDDHASRSFRRGGWWEHVVEEAKAIREGVGLIDATAFTKHLVKGPGATEFLSWFTCNKLPSVGRINLTYALTINGTTRTEYTIVSLAQDEYYLVSAGAWTAYDSDFLRKAIADKAPEFGYIECHDVTTQWGVFAIAGPKSRDVLKEIIKDADPETVLSNKRFPWLTMRNIELGMVPVRAIRVAYTGELGWELHHPIEMQNHLFDLLEKAGEKHGMKLVGARAQNWLRQEKSYRAFGNELGRDATPLEADLPRFVDLSKEFHGKDAMQAHGIRSKCVTILIDGPEDADPWGREVLYHGDTRVGRLTSGGYSVAFGKSIGMGYVKPEIAVVGTKLKIKMFDQLWDAEIVEDSPYDPKNATIRVDG, encoded by the coding sequence ATGAAAACTCAAGTCAAAGCACTGGTAGTGGGCGGCGGCGCCGTCGGCACGTCGATTGCCTATCATCTGGCCCGCGCCGGATGGGATGATGTGATGCTGCTTGAGCGGGACGAGCTGACGTCCGGCTCTACCTGGCATGCAGCGGGGTTACTGCCCTATTTTAACATGTCCTTTGCCACCACGCACATCCATGACTATTCGATCAAGTTCTATAAAACGCTTGAGCAAGAAACCGGTCTGAACGCGGGCTTTGCCGTGGTTGGCAACCTGCGCATGGCGCAGACGGACGCGCGCATGGACGAGTATATGCTCTATGCCTCAACGGCAGAGACCTGTGGCGTGCCGTACACATTCATGACGCCCGACGAAGTCAAAGCTAAATGGCCGCTGATCAAGACCGACGATCTGAAAGGCGCACTGTATCACGATACCGACGGCTACATTAACCCCGCCGATGTCACCATGGCGATGGCCAAAGGGGCGCGGCAGCGCGGTGTGATGATTGAGCGCAAGTGGCAGGCGGATGCGTTTCATTGGAACGGCGAGGCTTGGGAGGTGACTGTCACGAAAATGGTCGAGAAGGGTGGCAACCTTGTGCCCTCGGATGAGCAAGTTGTGATAACTGCCGAACATGTCGTCACCGCCAGCGGCAATCATGCGCAGCGGACGGCTCAGATGCTAGGGATCAAGATGCCCGCCATTCCGGTGGAGCATACGTTTATTGTGATGGATCAGGATCCGGAGCTGGTCAAATGGCGCGCGCAAGGCAATCCGGAGCATCCGGTTGTGCGTGACGCCGACAATGAATCCTATGCGCGCGAAGAACGGGGCGGCTGGATTCTGGGCATCTACGAACACGGCGCGCCAGCGCGGTTTGAATACGGGGTGCCGGACAGCTTCCGCGCCGATCTTTTCCCGCTGGATCTGGACCGGATCGCGGATCAGTATCTGGCGATGGCCGAACGCGTGCCGTCTTGTGCGGACTCCGGGCTGAAGGACGATTTCAACGGGCCAATCTGCTATACGCCCGATGGGAACCCGCTGGTTGGTCCGGCACCGGGCCTGCGCAACATGTGGCTGGCCGAAGGGTTCTCGTTTGGGATCACGGCTGCGGGGGGCACGGGGTATTACCTTGCGCAGATGATGGTCGAGGGCGAGGCGGAGATCGACATGGCATCACTGGACCCCAAACGCTACGGCGACTGGATGACCACCGAATATGCCGCGCGCAAGAACGAAGAAGCGTATGAGCACGTCTATATCCTGCACCATCCCGACGAAGAGCGCCCCGCGTGCCGCCCCTTGCGGACCTCGCCCGCCTATGACCGTCAAGCCGCCCGTGGCGCGCAATTCGGCCATGTGAATGGCTGGGAACGTCCGAACTATTTTGCCCCCATGGGCTTTGACGATCACGCCAGCCGGTCGTTCCGGCGCGGTGGTTGGTGGGAACATGTGGTAGAGGAAGCCAAGGCGATCCGCGAAGGTGTGGGGCTTATTGATGCCACCGCCTTTACCAAGCATCTGGTCAAAGGGCCGGGGGCGACGGAATTCCTGAGCTGGTTCACCTGTAACAAGCTGCCGTCCGTCGGGCGGATCAACCTGACCTATGCGCTGACCATCAATGGTACCACGCGCACCGAATATACCATCGTGAGTCTGGCGCAGGATGAATACTATCTTGTGTCTGCGGGGGCATGGACCGCCTATGACAGCGACTTCCTTCGCAAGGCCATCGCCGATAAAGCGCCAGAGTTCGGCTATATCGAATGTCATGATGTGACCACGCAATGGGGCGTCTTTGCCATTGCCGGTCCGAAATCGCGCGACGTGCTGAAAGAAATCATCAAGGATGCTGATCCCGAAACGGTGCTCAGCAACAAGCGGTTCCCCTGGCTGACCATGCGCAACATAGAGCTGGGGATGGTGCCCGTGCGTGCCATCCGCGTCGCCTATACCGGAGAGCTGGGCTGGGAGCTGCACCACCCGATCGAGATGCAGAACCACCTGTTCGATCTGCTTGAGAAAGCCGGCGAGAAACACGGCATGAAGCTGGTCGGCGCACGGGCGCAGAACTGGTTGCGGCAGGAAAAATCCTACCGTGCCTTTGGCAACGAGCTGGGCCGTGATGCGACCCCGCTTGAGGCCGACCTGCCGCGCTTTGTTGATTTGTCGAAAGAGTTCCATGGCAAGGACGCGATGCAGGCGCATGGCATCCGCAGCAAATGTGTGACGATCTTGATTGACGGGCCAGAAGATGCCGATCCCTGGGGCCGCGAAGTGTTGTACCATGGGGACACACGTGTGGGCCGTCTGACCTCGGGCGGGTATTCGGTGGCTTTCGGTAAATCCATCGGCATGGGCTATGTCAAACCCGAGATCGCCGTGGTCGGGACCAAGCTAAAGATCAAGATGTTCGACCAGCTGTGGGACGCCGAGATCGTCGAGGACAGTCCTTATGATCCCAAGAACGCGACGATCCGCGTGGATGGCTAG
- a CDS encoding glycoside hydrolase family 25 protein — protein MPRLRVLALLCSLALSACGAPQISVPLGDVTAANFGDRKPVDWPGQSPDRYAVHGIDAARFQDPLNWGEARVSGVNFAFIKATEGGDLLDPMFQNHWDGAGRAGVARGAYHFYYFCTTPEKQARWFIENVPKTTGMLPPVLDLEWNPFSPTCTLRPPADTVRKNTLIFLRILKAHYGQQPIIYTAPDFYETNQLGRLRDVEFWLRSTAAHPSEKYPNERWTFWQYTSTGRVTGAQGDIDINVYAGSPASWKSWLARRQVR, from the coding sequence ATGCCCCGACTTCGCGTTCTTGCCTTGCTCTGTTCTCTTGCCCTCTCTGCTTGTGGCGCGCCGCAGATCTCTGTGCCCTTGGGGGATGTGACGGCGGCCAATTTCGGCGACCGCAAGCCGGTTGACTGGCCCGGCCAAAGCCCCGACCGTTATGCGGTCCACGGCATCGACGCGGCCCGTTTCCAAGACCCGCTGAACTGGGGCGAAGCACGGGTTTCGGGGGTGAACTTTGCCTTTATCAAAGCAACCGAAGGCGGCGATCTGCTGGACCCGATGTTCCAGAACCACTGGGACGGCGCAGGCCGTGCTGGCGTGGCACGCGGGGCATATCACTTCTACTATTTCTGCACGACACCCGAAAAACAGGCCCGCTGGTTCATTGAAAACGTGCCCAAGACCACAGGCATGCTGCCCCCCGTGCTGGATCTGGAGTGGAACCCGTTTTCGCCCACCTGCACACTGCGCCCGCCCGCCGATACCGTACGCAAGAATACTCTAATTTTTCTGCGCATCCTCAAGGCGCACTACGGCCAGCAACCGATTATCTACACGGCACCTGATTTCTACGAGACCAACCAGTTGGGCCGCTTGCGCGATGTGGAATTCTGGCTCCGCTCCACCGCCGCCCACCCGTCCGAGAAATACCCGAATGAACGCTGGACCTTCTGGCAATATACCAGCACAGGCCGCGTGACCGGAGCGCAGGGCGACATCGACATCAACGTCTACGCCGGCAGCCCCGCCAGCTGGAAAAGCTGGCTCGCACGGCGGCAGGTGCGGTAA
- a CDS encoding glutathione S-transferase family protein yields the protein MIKIHHLNRSRSHRILWLLEEIGAPYDVIPYSRDAKTNLAPPALKHVHPLGKSPMVEIDGTLIAESAAITEVLCTRFAPEMIPDRDSPAYLQHLELMHFAEGSAMTPILLNLYVSRLGDAGAPLHPRITSELDSHYSYMNSRVRASGHFVQDTLSAADIMLSFPAEIAMQQGRAKDYPALAGFVKMIHARSAYGRATERGKTDA from the coding sequence ATGATTAAAATCCACCACCTGAACCGGTCCCGCTCTCATCGCATTTTGTGGCTGCTCGAAGAAATCGGCGCGCCCTATGATGTCATTCCCTATAGCCGCGATGCCAAGACCAACCTCGCCCCGCCCGCGCTCAAGCACGTGCACCCGTTGGGCAAATCCCCCATGGTCGAGATTGACGGCACGCTGATTGCCGAGAGTGCCGCAATTACCGAAGTGCTCTGCACCCGTTTCGCCCCCGAGATGATCCCGGATCGCGACAGCCCCGCCTATCTGCAGCATCTTGAGCTGATGCACTTCGCAGAAGGCTCTGCCATGACGCCGATCCTGCTGAACCTCTATGTCAGCCGCTTGGGTGACGCCGGTGCGCCGCTGCATCCACGTATCACCTCCGAGCTGGACAGCCACTATAGCTATATGAACAGCCGCGTGCGGGCGTCAGGGCACTTTGTGCAGGATACGCTGTCGGCTGCCGACATTATGCTCAGCTTTCCGGCAGAGATCGCGATGCAGCAAGGACGCGCCAAGGATTATCCGGCGCTGGCGGGCTTTGTCAAAATGATCCACGCGCGCTCCGCCTACGGTCGTGCAACAGAGCGTGGCAAGACCGACGCCTAA
- a CDS encoding HNH endonuclease, giving the protein MATRRNWTEDEVTEALSLYLLLPFGKFHSGTPQIIRMAERIGRTPSSVAMKLSNLAALDETLPQKGLANLSAMDRQMWARYRQDPSFVFAAYEAQLEPPKPQMPGFSEQRQADWIAKQSEVTRRAVVQRRGQSFFREMILNNYRSRCALTGIDDARLLTASHIVGWQENEAQRFYPENGICLNALHDRAFDRHLISFDDDYRMLIADDMPDEAKRKLTAGASESLQLPERFLPDPAYLQHHRQRMAERQNRPPLG; this is encoded by the coding sequence ATGGCGACGCGTCGAAACTGGACCGAAGACGAGGTAACAGAGGCTTTGTCGCTGTATCTGCTGCTGCCCTTTGGCAAGTTCCACTCTGGCACACCGCAAATTATCCGCATGGCCGAACGGATCGGGCGCACGCCGTCGTCTGTGGCGATGAAACTGTCCAACCTCGCCGCATTGGACGAAACGCTGCCGCAAAAGGGGCTCGCCAATCTGTCAGCGATGGACCGGCAGATGTGGGCGCGATATCGGCAGGATCCCTCCTTTGTATTTGCCGCCTATGAAGCACAGCTTGAGCCGCCAAAGCCCCAGATGCCCGGTTTTTCAGAACAGCGGCAAGCAGACTGGATCGCCAAGCAATCAGAGGTCACCCGACGTGCGGTGGTGCAGCGCCGCGGTCAAAGCTTCTTCCGCGAGATGATCCTGAACAACTACCGGTCACGCTGCGCACTGACAGGGATCGACGACGCGCGGCTGCTGACCGCAAGCCACATTGTCGGCTGGCAAGAGAACGAGGCGCAGCGGTTTTACCCTGAAAACGGTATCTGTCTGAACGCCCTGCATGATCGCGCCTTTGACCGGCATCTGATCAGTTTTGACGACGACTACCGCATGCTCATCGCCGATGACATGCCTGATGAAGCCAAACGCAAGCTAACTGCCGGAGCCTCCGAAAGCCTGCAATTGCCAGAGCGGTTCCTGCCCGATCCTGCGTATCTACAACATCATCGGCAGCGCATGGCCGAGCGGCAGAACAGGCCGCCGCTCGGTTAA
- a CDS encoding DUF938 domain-containing protein — protein MTGKLPPSASVAIPASGAMLHAPAADRNKDALCDLLREHAPQKGRALEIASGTGQHIAAFARALPNLQWQPTEPAPDRRASIDAYITKAALPNVAPAAPLDATATGWHETLPAQDLIFFANLLHLIPTDAAQRVISEAALALAPGGALIFYGPFRRDGILTSEGDLRFDAELRSADPAIGYKDTVDITRWLSDAALSPIDLVEMPANNLAFIARKP, from the coding sequence ATGACCGGCAAGCTTCCCCCCTCCGCCAGCGTGGCGATCCCCGCCAGTGGCGCGATGCTGCACGCGCCCGCTGCCGACCGGAACAAAGACGCCCTGTGTGATCTGCTGCGCGAACACGCGCCGCAAAAAGGGCGCGCGCTCGAGATCGCCAGCGGCACAGGCCAGCATATCGCCGCCTTTGCCCGTGCCCTGCCAAACCTGCAGTGGCAACCGACTGAACCCGCACCCGACCGCCGCGCCAGCATTGACGCCTATATCACCAAAGCGGCCTTGCCCAATGTCGCCCCCGCAGCACCGCTCGACGCCACGGCGACGGGCTGGCACGAAACGCTGCCGGCGCAAGACCTGATCTTTTTTGCCAACCTGTTGCACCTGATCCCGACGGACGCGGCCCAACGTGTCATCTCCGAAGCCGCCTTGGCCCTCGCCCCCGGCGGCGCGTTGATCTTCTATGGCCCGTTCCGCCGCGATGGCATCCTCACCTCGGAGGGAGACCTGAGGTTCGACGCCGAGCTGCGTTCCGCCGACCCTGCCATTGGATATAAGGATACGGTCGACATCACGCGTTGGCTCAGCGATGCTGCGCTGAGCCCCATCGACCTCGTCGAGATGCCCGCCAATAATCTGGCCTTTATCGCGCGAAAGCCGTGA
- a CDS encoding PepSY-associated TM helix domain-containing protein: MTPPTPTAQPQGRVNKLYFAAWRWHFYAGLFVLPFLSILAVTGMAMLWIAWIDGRDGEYTPVTVQETVLSVSQQSQAAAEAVAGGKLVQYAAPRAPDLAALFRVDRDGDAVMVAVDPYTAKMIESFPRRSGWYDFADGIHSDLMLGVTGDRMIEAAASLALVLIATGLYMWWPRGAGWRGTLVPRFTNGRATWKSLHGVVGIWVSVFLVLFLISGLSWAGIWGGKMVQAWSQFPAEKWDAVPLSDDIHASMNHHRREVPWVLEQTPMPASGSDAGAAGVAGEVTIDSIDALAREIGFDARYQMNLPQGDTGVWTLSRDSMNSDSSDPMSDRTVHIDQHSGNILADVRYADYSLAGKAMAVGIALHMGTLGLLSVLANTLVCLSVLFLCVSALVLWWKRRPTAAGRLSAPPMPSELPLWQGAVLVGLFVSMAFPMAGIVLLAVLALDALILSRLPALRHRLT, from the coding sequence ATGACGCCCCCTACCCCCACCGCGCAGCCCCAAGGGCGCGTGAACAAACTCTATTTCGCGGCGTGGCGCTGGCATTTCTATGCCGGATTGTTCGTGCTGCCCTTCCTGTCGATCCTCGCCGTCACCGGCATGGCGATGTTGTGGATCGCGTGGATCGACGGGCGCGACGGTGAATATACCCCCGTGACCGTGCAAGAAACCGTCCTGTCGGTATCCCAGCAATCGCAAGCCGCGGCCGAGGCCGTGGCCGGCGGCAAACTGGTGCAATATGCGGCACCGCGCGCACCCGATCTGGCGGCGCTGTTTCGGGTGGACCGCGATGGTGATGCGGTCATGGTTGCAGTTGATCCCTATACGGCAAAGATGATCGAGAGCTTCCCGCGTCGGTCCGGCTGGTACGATTTCGCGGACGGCATCCACAGTGACCTGATGCTGGGTGTGACCGGTGATCGCATGATTGAAGCAGCGGCCTCGCTTGCCTTGGTGCTGATTGCAACGGGGCTTTATATGTGGTGGCCGCGCGGTGCAGGCTGGCGCGGTACGCTGGTGCCGCGTTTCACCAATGGTCGCGCCACGTGGAAATCGCTGCACGGTGTCGTGGGCATCTGGGTCTCGGTGTTTCTTGTGCTGTTCCTGATCTCGGGCCTGTCTTGGGCGGGCATCTGGGGTGGCAAGATGGTGCAAGCCTGGAGCCAGTTCCCCGCCGAAAAGTGGGACGCTGTGCCATTGTCCGATGACATCCACGCCAGCATGAACCACCACCGCCGCGAGGTGCCTTGGGTGCTTGAACAAACGCCGATGCCTGCCTCTGGCAGCGACGCGGGGGCTGCGGGCGTTGCGGGGGAGGTCACGATCGACAGCATCGATGCGCTGGCGCGCGAGATCGGTTTTGACGCGCGCTATCAGATGAACCTGCCGCAGGGCGATACCGGCGTCTGGACGCTGAGCCGAGATTCGATGAATTCCGACAGTTCCGACCCGATGTCGGATCGCACCGTGCACATCGACCAGCACAGCGGCAATATCCTCGCCGATGTGCGCTATGCCGACTATTCGCTTGCAGGCAAGGCGATGGCGGTGGGGATTGCGCTGCACATGGGCACCTTGGGGCTGCTGAGCGTACTGGCCAATACGCTGGTCTGCCTGTCGGTCCTGTTCCTCTGCGTTAGTGCGCTGGTACTGTGGTGGAAGCGTCGCCCTACCGCCGCTGGCCGTCTGTCCGCTCCGCCCATGCCGTCAGAGCTGCCGCTCTGGCAGGGGGCTGTGCTTGTCGGTCTGTTTGTGTCGATGGCCTTTCCCATGGCGGGGATCGTGTTGCTGGCGGTGCTTGCGCTCGACGCGTTGATCCTGTCGCGCCTGCCCGCGTTACGCCACCGCCTGACATGA
- a CDS encoding NAD(P)/FAD-dependent oxidoreductase → MTQHTSDILVIGGGIAGISAAARLSGDAQVTVIEGEKALGYHASGRSAALIEENYGAPSVQALNRATIGYLRDGGYLTPRGLMIIADRHEEEAFHTDLAHMGVEQITPDDALRLVPILAAERIAFAGYHADAHDIDTDRLLQDFAKDLRRNGGRIYTGHPVTAIARTGDMWEVTAGPQTYHAKKLVNAAGAWADQIAILAGVAPLGITPLRRSMARIAAPGGYDLSLWPMFFGVGETWYAKPDAGALLISPAEEDPTDPHDAWADDMVLAEGLERYQNMVAVPLTKPISTWAGLRSFAPDRTLVLGPDPAMPDFIWSAGQGGYGFQTSAAASQLVADLTLGNTPSLPETVVAALRPERLRP, encoded by the coding sequence ATGACACAGCACACATCCGATATCCTTGTCATCGGCGGTGGCATCGCAGGCATTTCGGCAGCGGCGCGCCTGTCCGGTGACGCCCAAGTCACGGTGATCGAAGGGGAAAAAGCGCTTGGCTATCACGCCTCGGGCCGCTCTGCCGCCTTGATCGAAGAGAACTACGGTGCCCCCTCTGTGCAGGCGCTGAACCGCGCCACCATCGGCTATCTGCGCGACGGCGGGTATCTCACACCACGCGGTCTGATGATCATTGCGGATCGCCACGAGGAAGAGGCGTTTCATACCGATCTCGCGCATATGGGCGTTGAACAGATCACCCCCGACGACGCACTGCGCCTTGTCCCGATCCTCGCTGCGGAACGGATCGCTTTTGCGGGCTATCACGCCGACGCCCATGATATTGATACCGACCGCCTGCTGCAGGATTTCGCCAAGGACCTGCGCCGCAACGGCGGGCGGATTTACACTGGGCATCCCGTGACCGCGATCGCCCGCACCGGCGACATGTGGGAGGTCACCGCAGGCCCGCAAACCTACCACGCGAAGAAACTGGTGAATGCCGCCGGAGCGTGGGCCGATCAGATCGCCATTCTGGCAGGCGTCGCCCCACTGGGGATCACGCCCCTACGGCGGTCGATGGCGCGGATCGCGGCACCAGGTGGGTACGACCTGTCGCTCTGGCCGATGTTTTTTGGCGTGGGCGAAACGTGGTACGCCAAGCCCGACGCGGGCGCGCTGTTGATCTCGCCTGCCGAAGAGGACCCGACCGACCCCCATGATGCGTGGGCCGACGACATGGTGCTGGCCGAGGGGCTGGAGCGGTATCAGAATATGGTCGCCGTGCCGCTCACCAAACCCATCTCGACGTGGGCGGGACTGCGCAGTTTTGCCCCTGACCGCACGCTGGTGCTTGGCCCCGATCCCGCCATGCCCGATTTTATCTGGAGCGCGGGACAAGGCGGATACGGCTTCCAGACCAGCGCTGCCGCATCGCAATTGGTGGCCGATCTGACCCTTGGCAATACCCCATCCCTGCCCGAAACTGTGGTCGCGGCACTGCGCCCAGAAAGGCTACGCCCATGA